The following are from one region of the Halodesulfurarchaeum sp. HSR-GB genome:
- a CDS encoding F0F1 ATP synthase subunit C, which yields MLEALTNVAGLLAQELISPTAAAALAVGFATIGAGIAERSIGAAAMGAIAEDEDLFGQGLILTVIPETLVILALVTIFVV from the coding sequence ATGCTAGAAGCACTCACAAACGTCGCCGGTCTACTCGCACAGGAACTGATCTCCCCGACGGCTGCCGCCGCGCTGGCAGTCGGGTTCGCAACAATCGGTGCCGGGATCGCCGAGCGCAGCATCGGGGCCGCCGCGATGGGGGCCATCGCCGAGGACGAGGACCTCTTCGGGCAGGGCCTGATTCTGACGGTCATTCCCGAGACGCTGGTGATTCTGGCCCTCGTCACGATCTTCGTGGTCTAA
- a CDS encoding V-type ATP synthase subunit F has protein sequence MSQEIAVIGAPEFTTGFRLAGVRIFENVRDGEKDDRLDDAVEAVYDREDVGIIIMHAEDLDHLSANTRQIVSESIEPTFVTLGGGAAGATGLREQIKRAIGIDLMDEEDSQ, from the coding sequence ATGAGCCAGGAAATCGCCGTCATTGGGGCCCCCGAGTTCACGACCGGCTTCCGGCTGGCCGGGGTCCGCATCTTCGAGAACGTCAGGGACGGGGAGAAAGACGATCGCCTCGACGACGCCGTCGAAGCGGTTTACGATCGGGAGGACGTCGGCATCATCATCATGCACGCCGAGGATCTCGATCACCTCTCCGCGAACACCCGGCAGATCGTCTCCGAGAGTATCGAACCGACCTTCGTCACGCTCGGAGGCGGGGCGGCGGGCGCGACGGGCCTGCGCGAACAGATCAAACGGGCAATCGGTATCGACCTGATGGACGAGGAGGATTCCCAATGA
- the ahaC gene encoding ATP synthase A1 subunit C, whose amino-acid sequence MTNRSANYEYVVARVRHRRASLFAEEDYRKLLGMGLGGIARFMEESPYKAEINDLGARYSGVQLIEYALNRNLARQFDDLLRFSEGELYELVARYLRKFDAWNLKTVLRGRFSDAEDEEIEENFIDAGEFEPEFLDRLIAAPDIEAIVEIIEETTFGDAVVEAYPDYEETGLLTPLENAIDRAYYEGLLEGPIPDEGPMALYAEFLKTEIDFRNVRNVLRIVRSGAEIDPREYFIEGGRLFDSEEIAQLATDQDQLIAHLRESRYSKHLGPAIDSLDAEANLTQFERALDEALLSFADRLSHVYPLSVCPVLAYILAKEREVDNIRAIAHGKETGLDRSTIENELVML is encoded by the coding sequence ATGACGAACCGCTCGGCCAACTACGAGTACGTCGTCGCCCGCGTTCGGCACCGACGTGCGTCGCTTTTTGCCGAGGAGGACTACCGGAAATTGCTCGGGATGGGACTGGGCGGCATCGCTCGTTTCATGGAGGAGTCCCCGTACAAAGCCGAGATCAACGACCTCGGGGCTCGGTACAGCGGCGTCCAGTTGATCGAGTACGCCCTGAACCGGAACCTCGCCCGGCAGTTCGACGACCTGCTCCGGTTCTCGGAGGGGGAACTGTACGAACTGGTGGCCCGGTACCTGCGGAAGTTCGACGCCTGGAACCTGAAGACGGTGCTCCGGGGACGCTTTTCGGACGCCGAGGACGAGGAGATCGAGGAGAACTTCATCGACGCCGGCGAATTCGAACCGGAGTTTCTGGACCGCCTGATCGCGGCCCCCGACATCGAGGCTATCGTCGAGATCATCGAGGAGACGACCTTCGGGGACGCGGTCGTCGAGGCCTATCCCGATTACGAGGAGACCGGGCTGCTCACTCCCCTGGAAAACGCGATCGACCGGGCGTACTACGAGGGCCTGCTGGAGGGCCCGATCCCGGATGAGGGACCGATGGCACTCTACGCCGAGTTCCTCAAGACCGAGATCGACTTCCGGAACGTGCGAAACGTCCTCCGAATCGTCCGCTCCGGCGCGGAGATCGACCCTCGCGAGTACTTCATCGAGGGCGGCCGACTCTTCGACAGCGAGGAGATCGCACAGCTGGCGACCGACCAGGACCAGTTGATCGCTCACCTCCGGGAGAGCCGATACAGCAAGCATCTCGGGCCGGCGATCGACTCCCTGGATGCCGAGGCCAATCTCACCCAGTTCGAACGGGCACTCGACGAGGCGCTGCTCTCCTTTGCGGATCGCCTCTCGCATGTCTACCCGCTTTCGGTCTGTCCGGTCCTGGCCTACATCCTCGCCAAGGAGCGTGAAGTGGACAACATCCGGGCTATCGCCCACGGCAAGGAGACCGGACTCGACCGGTCGACGATCGAGAACGAACTGGTGATGCTATGA
- a CDS encoding V-type ATP synthase subunit E produces the protein MSLDTVVADIREEAEDQAEQILADAEAEAESIRAEAETEAAEIHETAEAETENEIARLREQRLSSAKLEAKQQRLEARRDVLGTVRDRVEAAIEDLPEADRRELTEALLADAVSEFDEAAVYCRPEDESLVEDLLEDYDGFELAGETDCLGGVVLEGSDGRIRVDNTFDSTLETVWDEHLKELSDVLFEEQ, from the coding sequence ATGAGTCTTGATACGGTCGTCGCGGACATCCGAGAGGAAGCCGAGGATCAGGCCGAACAGATCCTCGCTGATGCCGAGGCGGAGGCCGAGTCCATCCGGGCCGAGGCCGAGACCGAGGCGGCGGAGATCCACGAGACGGCCGAAGCCGAAACCGAGAACGAGATCGCTCGCCTTCGCGAGCAACGTCTCTCGAGCGCGAAACTCGAGGCCAAACAGCAGCGACTCGAAGCCAGACGGGACGTGCTGGGGACGGTTCGCGATCGGGTCGAAGCGGCGATCGAGGACCTGCCCGAGGCGGACCGTCGCGAACTCACCGAGGCGTTGTTGGCCGACGCCGTCTCGGAGTTCGACGAGGCTGCCGTCTACTGCCGGCCCGAGGACGAATCGCTCGTCGAGGACCTCCTCGAGGACTACGACGGGTTCGAACTCGCCGGCGAGACTGACTGTCTCGGCGGCGTGGTACTCGAAGGCAGCGACGGGCGGATCCGGGTCGACAACACCTTCGACTCGACCCTGGAGACCGTCTGGGACGAGCACCTGAAAGAGTTGAGTGACGTGCTCTTCGAGGAGCAATGA
- a CDS encoding V-type ATP synthase subunit I, translated as MLRPERMSKVSVAGSTQVIEPVIEAIHDLELVHLSEYEGQIEGFETGAPLSGAESAADQLVTVRSLQSMLDIEEAAVDQQRILDRETVPDRLESIRETVTDLDDRRSEIRSELTRVRDEMDSIDPFVDLGIDFDLLRGYENLSVMAGTGDREAVEDTLADAEEIEAFEVFTGTDVLAIFAYPSEPSLEDALVGVEFTEYEIPQGEGEPEAYLEQLEARKADLEAELESVEADIDAAREEHAEFLLAVEEALSIDVQKREAPLRFATTEHAFVAEGWLPAEEFETFETAVSEAASGRVAVDQMEVADHAEYVPTHDDHGADGEEPTAESPAEDVAADGGNVELESGDSPPVVLDNPAFAKPFELLVKAINRPTYWELDPTIPILLTFPIMFGFMIGDLGYGALYAGIGYLIVSRVDSDGLRSLGGIAVWAGVFTMLFGVLYGEIFGLHGLGDVVWGGHPPLHKGLQPNFLAYAQAWLFLSLFVGLFHLTAGYVFGFVNLLGHGLKDAFLEKGSWVVLMGGMWLWIFSTHAAGAKPDLLFTVFNRAGATIPSGTTLAADQVAFGLGFGGFPATVGLVGLALAGIGLTLLILGEGGIGALESLNVLVNVLSYTRIAAVLLAKAGMAFVVNLLFFGAYQDPEGLFHFLVIGGHAHAPEGATVLFEGLVNMGPLGWLGGLLVLLVGHLLVLALGITSAGLQAVRLEYVEFFGKFYEGGGANYNPFGYTRRYTTTD; from the coding sequence GCAAAGTCTCGGTGGCGGGCTCGACCCAGGTCATCGAGCCGGTCATCGAAGCCATCCACGACCTCGAACTCGTCCACCTCTCGGAGTACGAAGGCCAGATCGAGGGCTTCGAGACGGGAGCCCCGCTCTCGGGGGCCGAGTCCGCGGCTGATCAACTGGTCACCGTTCGGTCCCTGCAGTCCATGCTCGACATCGAGGAAGCGGCCGTGGACCAGCAGCGGATCCTCGATCGGGAGACCGTTCCCGACCGCCTGGAGTCGATCCGGGAGACGGTGACGGACCTGGACGATCGCCGCTCGGAGATCCGCTCGGAGCTTACCCGGGTCCGGGACGAGATGGACTCGATCGACCCCTTCGTCGACCTGGGGATCGACTTCGATCTCCTCCGGGGCTACGAGAACCTCTCGGTGATGGCCGGCACGGGTGACCGCGAGGCCGTCGAAGACACGCTCGCGGACGCCGAGGAGATCGAGGCCTTCGAGGTCTTTACCGGGACGGACGTGCTCGCGATCTTCGCCTATCCCAGCGAGCCGTCCCTGGAGGACGCCCTGGTCGGGGTAGAGTTCACGGAGTACGAGATCCCGCAGGGCGAGGGCGAACCAGAGGCCTACCTCGAGCAGCTCGAAGCACGCAAAGCGGACCTCGAAGCCGAACTCGAATCGGTCGAGGCGGACATCGACGCGGCCCGCGAGGAACACGCCGAGTTCCTCCTGGCCGTCGAGGAGGCCCTGAGCATCGACGTGCAGAAGCGGGAAGCCCCGCTCCGTTTCGCGACGACCGAGCACGCCTTCGTGGCCGAGGGCTGGCTCCCGGCCGAGGAGTTCGAGACCTTCGAGACGGCGGTCAGCGAGGCGGCCTCGGGACGGGTCGCGGTCGACCAGATGGAGGTCGCCGACCACGCCGAGTACGTGCCCACACACGACGACCACGGGGCTGACGGCGAGGAACCCACTGCAGAGAGCCCGGCCGAGGACGTGGCTGCGGACGGTGGCAACGTCGAACTCGAATCCGGGGACTCCCCGCCGGTGGTCCTCGACAACCCGGCCTTTGCCAAGCCCTTCGAACTGCTCGTCAAGGCGATCAACCGACCGACCTACTGGGAACTCGACCCGACGATCCCGATCCTGCTCACCTTCCCGATCATGTTCGGCTTCATGATCGGCGACCTGGGTTATGGCGCGCTCTATGCCGGTATCGGGTACCTGATCGTCTCGCGGGTCGACAGCGACGGACTCCGGAGCCTGGGCGGCATCGCCGTCTGGGCCGGGGTCTTCACGATGCTCTTTGGCGTCCTCTACGGCGAGATATTCGGGCTCCACGGGCTCGGTGACGTGGTCTGGGGCGGCCACCCGCCGCTCCACAAGGGACTCCAGCCGAACTTCCTGGCCTACGCACAGGCCTGGCTGTTCCTGAGTCTCTTCGTCGGGCTCTTCCACCTGACAGCGGGCTATGTCTTCGGGTTCGTCAACCTGCTGGGCCACGGGCTCAAGGACGCCTTCCTGGAGAAAGGCTCCTGGGTCGTCCTGATGGGTGGCATGTGGCTGTGGATCTTCAGCACCCACGCCGCCGGCGCGAAGCCCGACCTGCTCTTTACGGTCTTCAACCGGGCCGGGGCGACGATCCCGTCGGGCACCACGCTCGCCGCCGATCAGGTGGCCTTCGGCCTCGGGTTCGGCGGGTTCCCCGCGACGGTTGGGCTGGTCGGCCTGGCGCTGGCCGGCATTGGGCTGACACTCCTGATCCTCGGCGAGGGCGGCATTGGGGCCCTTGAAAGCCTCAACGTGCTGGTGAACGTCCTCTCCTACACCCGGATCGCCGCCGTCCTGCTTGCAAAGGCCGGGATGGCCTTCGTGGTGAACCTGCTCTTCTTCGGGGCCTACCAGGACCCCGAGGGCCTGTTCCACTTCCTGGTGATCGGCGGGCACGCCCACGCGCCCGAGGGGGCGACAGTCCTCTTCGAGGGCCTGGTCAATATGGGCCCGCTCGGCTGGCTGGGTGGGCTCCTCGTGCTGCTCGTCGGACACCTCCTGGTGCTCGCGCTGGGCATCACGAGCGCCGGTCTCCAGGCCGTCCGCCTGGAGTATGTTGAGTTCTTTGGGAAGTTTTATGAAGGCGGTGGGGCGAACTACAACCCGTTCGGATACACCCGCCGGTATACGACTACGGACTGA